The following coding sequences lie in one Hyalangium ruber genomic window:
- a CDS encoding S1C family serine protease translates to MQGSNDARCLRCGAPDPGDRTRCLCGASLLVDVLLKEPVAEERRRFALARALSALGPPAPSFSHARTALAIPGDRIARGVSRAFAQRLIEVIAEHGASAILRSAQTLELSSQRTSRVPLVAGGLALVLIVAAAGVVWQRRAFAPQAPAPRGSTASASGDPAGTAAAAPEAAAPAALSTQEISQLASPSTVNLRCEGKTGSGFFVEADLAVTNEHVVCPPGKSMEVTLPDGRRLIGETVERDEDLDLATVRVVGANATPLKLGDATRLQPGDPLVFIGSPKGLAFTVHEGKVGFVGRQYLGVGYVQFNASVNPGNSGGPLLDARGEVVGVVSMKIENADGLGLALPIQYADKFLSLPTTPEATARWEALRQRVAQEEERELERFRLESSRPALISVERDGAVGLVALLVERFETPPRRITRRLALEVGGETCSLDVDFSFWRPMRDTMTEARDSRRLRWFVSRGLTENIHIGAARLPLESCSLSAPGPAWVRVEQGAEEMDRLPVAAEDLAAAQQAWKQKKGYIQAWDKYLQKRGVEEERARQDSEEWRANFRRARERVTRLEEDKRRWQQELDEGKDSRRQLVETELALKQAQEQLAELERYASQKGVPRQWRQ, encoded by the coding sequence ATGCAGGGCTCGAACGACGCGCGGTGCCTGCGGTGCGGGGCGCCAGACCCTGGTGACAGGACGCGGTGCCTCTGTGGCGCCAGCCTCCTCGTCGATGTGTTGCTGAAGGAGCCCGTGGCGGAGGAGCGTCGGCGCTTCGCCCTGGCCCGCGCCCTCTCCGCGCTGGGCCCCCCGGCTCCCTCCTTCTCCCACGCTCGGACGGCGCTCGCCATTCCCGGAGACCGGATCGCCCGTGGGGTCTCCCGGGCCTTTGCCCAGCGGCTCATCGAGGTCATCGCCGAGCACGGGGCGAGCGCCATCCTCCGGTCCGCGCAGACGTTGGAGCTCTCCTCCCAGCGCACCTCGCGTGTGCCCCTGGTGGCGGGAGGGCTCGCCCTGGTGCTCATCGTCGCCGCGGCAGGTGTCGTCTGGCAGCGCCGGGCATTTGCGCCTCAGGCCCCTGCGCCCCGGGGGAGCACGGCGAGCGCTTCGGGCGATCCGGCCGGGACTGCCGCCGCCGCTCCGGAGGCCGCTGCTCCCGCCGCGCTGTCCACGCAGGAGATCTCCCAGCTCGCCTCTCCCAGCACGGTGAACCTGCGGTGTGAGGGCAAGACGGGCTCGGGCTTCTTCGTCGAGGCGGATCTGGCGGTGACCAACGAGCACGTCGTCTGCCCTCCCGGCAAGTCCATGGAGGTGACGCTGCCCGACGGGCGTCGGCTCATCGGAGAGACGGTGGAGCGCGATGAGGACCTGGATCTCGCCACCGTCCGGGTGGTGGGCGCCAACGCCACGCCGCTGAAGCTCGGGGACGCGACGCGCCTGCAGCCGGGCGACCCCCTCGTCTTCATCGGCAGCCCCAAGGGCCTGGCCTTCACCGTCCACGAGGGCAAGGTGGGCTTCGTCGGCCGGCAGTACCTGGGCGTCGGCTATGTGCAGTTCAACGCCTCGGTCAACCCGGGCAACAGCGGCGGCCCGCTGCTGGATGCGCGCGGCGAGGTGGTGGGCGTCGTCTCCATGAAGATCGAAAACGCGGACGGGCTGGGCCTGGCGCTGCCCATCCAGTACGCCGACAAGTTCCTCTCCCTGCCCACCACGCCCGAGGCCACCGCGCGCTGGGAGGCGCTGCGCCAGCGCGTGGCGCAAGAGGAGGAGCGCGAGCTGGAGCGCTTCCGGCTGGAGTCCTCCCGCCCCGCTCTCATCTCCGTGGAGCGGGATGGTGCCGTGGGCCTGGTGGCCCTGCTCGTCGAGCGCTTCGAGACGCCTCCTCGTCGAATCACTCGCCGCCTGGCCCTGGAAGTCGGGGGCGAGACGTGCTCCCTCGACGTGGACTTCTCCTTCTGGCGGCCCATGCGGGACACGATGACCGAGGCGCGCGACTCGCGCCGGCTGCGGTGGTTCGTCTCGCGCGGCCTCACCGAGAACATCCACATCGGCGCGGCGCGGCTGCCCCTCGAGAGCTGCTCGCTGAGCGCCCCGGGCCCCGCCTGGGTGCGGGTGGAGCAGGGCGCCGAGGAGATGGACCGGCTCCCGGTGGCGGCCGAGGACCTCGCCGCCGCCCAGCAGGCCTGGAAGCAGAAGAAGGGCTACATCCAGGCCTGGGACAAGTACCTCCAGAAGCGGGGCGTCGAGGAGGAGCGCGCGCGGCAGGACAGCGAGGAGTGGCGGGCCAACTTCCGGCGTGCTCGCGAGCGTGTCACCCGCCTCGAAGAGGACAAGCGCCGCTGGCAGCAGGAGCTCGACGAAGGCAAGGACTCGCGGCGCCAGCTCGTGGAGACGGAGCTCGCCCTGAAGCAGGCCCAGGAGCAGCTCGCCGAGCTCGAGCGCTACGCCTCCCAGAAGGGCGTGCCGCGCCAGTGGCGCCAGTAG